The Rhododendron vialii isolate Sample 1 chromosome 8a, ASM3025357v1 genome has a window encoding:
- the LOC131335922 gene encoding proline transporter 2-like, giving the protein MGTENKNNNNNIEALSVEEGPEAVLKGGPTNDYGPTSAHTVDHDSWGQVGLMLVTAFNCGYILSFSNLMLVPLGWIWGIICLCVVGLYTAYANWLLAGFHFIDGQRFIRYRDLMGFLYGRQMFYLTWVFQFLTLLLGNMGFILLGGRALKEINSELSNSPLRLQYFIMITGATYFMFAFLVPTMSAMRRWLGISTVLTFTYILILLVVLVKDGKTNENAEYKISGSKVDKVLNPFGAISAIIVCNSSGLLLEIQSTLRRPAVENMRKALYLQYSVGLMVYYGVSIVGYWAYGSTVSEYLPKELSGPKWVKILINAAVFVQSIISQHMFIAPVHEALDTKFLKLDESLHSRENIKRLFCVRASLFTGNTLVTAAFPFMGDFVNLFGSFTLIPLTFVFPSMIFIKVKGKTARIEKKVWHWTNIVLFSLLAIATTISAVRLIVNNVRVYHFFAHT; this is encoded by the exons ATGGGTACAGAAAacaagaacaacaacaacaatataGAAGCTCTAAGTGTTGAAGAAGGTCCAGAAGCAGTACTAAAGGGTGGTCCAACTAATGACTATGGCCCAACTTCAGCTCACACCGTTGACCATG ATTCATGGGGGCAAGTTGGGCTGATGCTAGTTACAGCCTTCAACTGTGGATACATATTGAGCTTTTCAAATCTCATGTTGGTGCCTCTGGGTTGGATTTGGGGTATCATTTGCTTATGTGTTGTTGGGCTCTACACTGCTTATGCTAATTGGCTCTTGGCCGGATTCCACTTCATTGATGGCCAGAGGTTCATTAGATACAGAGATCTCATGGGCTTTCTTTACG GAAGACAAATGTTTTATCTTACATGGGTTTTCCAGTTTTTGACCCTTCTTCTTGGGAACATGGGATTCATACTTCTTGGAGGAAGAGCACTCAAG GAAATCAATTCAGAGTTGAGTAACTCACCACTAAGGCTGCAATATTTTATCATGATCACCGGAGCAACTTATTTCATGTTTGCATTTTTGGTTCCAACAATGTCAGCAATGAGAAGGTGGTTAGGAATCTCTACCGTCCTTACCTTCACTTACATTCTCATCCTTCTGGTAGTGCTTGTAAAAGATG GGAAAACCAACGAAAACGCAGAATACAAGATTAGTGGAAGCAAAGTGGACAAGGTGTTGAATCCCTTTGGTGCAATTTCAGCCATTATTGTTTGCAACTCCTCGGGCTTGCTATTGGAGATTCAG TCGACTCTGCGCAGGCCGGCAGTTGAAAACATGAGAAAAGCCTTGTATCTACAGTACTCAGTGGGACTCATGGTATACTACGGGGTGAGCATTGTGGGCTACTGGGCTTATGGTTCGACAGTATCCGAGTATCTCCCCAAAGAGCTTAGTGGACCCAAGTGGGTTAAAATCCTGATTAATGCAGCAGTTTTCGTACAATCTATTATCTCCCAACAT ATGTTTATAGCACCAGTTCATGAAGCCCTTGACACCAAATTCCTGAAGCTAGACGAGAGCCTGCATTCAAGGGAAAACATCAAACGCCTCTTCTGCGTCCGAGCCTCTCTGTTCACAGGAAACACGTTGGTGACAGCAGCTTTTCCTTTCATGGGCGACTTTGTGAATTTGTTTGGCTCTTTCACTCTCATCCCCCTTACTTTTGTCTTCCCAAGCATGATCTTCATTAAG GTTAAGGGAAAGACAGCCAGAATAGAGAAGAAGGTGTGGCATTGGACCAACATTGTCTTGTTTTCTCTCCTTGCTATAGCAACTACAATCTCTGCTGTCCGGTTAATTGTCAACAATGTTAGGGTATACCATTTCTTTGCACATACATAA